A stretch of the Bacteroidota bacterium genome encodes the following:
- a CDS encoding AAA family ATPase: MIQNIEIKNFKSVVDLSLDLGTFNVLVGENGCGKSNILEAIAFGAAASADKLDYEFLGSRGIRVTNPEFMYSAFSNGKKKKPITINFKTKEQKYFFDLLNDLNNPKKWNNRKKQIALKEIEKIFHAIYIEEDEKKRDKVLSEFSEGKEEISSITEFLKPLRKDTDYKDLLRILFPTILESIFSNSEISNYIIYSPEQSSLRKFEETAQMYPLGIKGEGLFQYLKELAFDKKKIKTLNEIKKNLMLLDWYEGFELPENLMKNEFALRIKDKYLYPKLQYFDQRSTNEGFLFLLFFSTLFISKTTPTFFAIDNIDTSLNPKLCMQLTKNLASLTTKNKKQVIITTQNPAILDGLNLKDDNQRLFVVSRNNEGHTRIERIKYNDKRTMRLSDIWTKGFIGGLPENF; the protein is encoded by the coding sequence ATGATACAAAATATTGAAATAAAAAACTTCAAGTCGGTGGTTGACCTCTCACTGGACTTAGGAACATTCAATGTTCTCGTTGGTGAAAACGGTTGTGGTAAATCCAATATTTTGGAGGCGATTGCTTTCGGTGCTGCTGCAAGTGCTGACAAGTTGGACTATGAGTTTTTAGGAAGTAGAGGAATCAGAGTTACAAATCCTGAATTCATGTATTCTGCTTTCAGCAATGGCAAGAAAAAGAAACCAATAACTATTAACTTTAAAACAAAAGAACAAAAATACTTCTTCGATTTATTAAACGATCTAAACAACCCCAAAAAGTGGAATAACCGGAAAAAGCAAATAGCACTAAAAGAAATAGAGAAAATCTTTCACGCCATTTATATTGAAGAAGATGAAAAGAAAAGAGATAAGGTTTTATCAGAATTCAGTGAGGGGAAAGAAGAGATTTCTTCTATTACTGAGTTTTTAAAACCTTTACGAAAAGATACCGACTACAAAGATTTGCTTAGAATACTTTTTCCAACAATACTTGAAAGTATTTTTTCAAATTCCGAGATTTCAAATTACATTATTTATTCACCAGAGCAAAGTAGCTTAAGGAAATTTGAGGAGACAGCTCAAATGTATCCTCTTGGAATAAAAGGTGAAGGGCTTTTTCAATATTTAAAAGAGCTGGCTTTTGATAAGAAAAAGATAAAGACTTTAAATGAAATAAAAAAGAATCTTATGCTACTTGACTGGTATGAAGGTTTTGAATTGCCAGAGAACCTGATGAAGAATGAATTTGCCCTAAGAATTAAAGACAAATACCTTTATCCTAAACTTCAATATTTTGATCAAAGAAGCACTAATGAGGGATTTTTATTCTTGCTGTTTTTTTCCACTCTTTTTATTTCAAAGACAACACCGACTTTTTTTGCGATTGATAATATTGACACTTCTTTAAATCCAAAACTTTGTATGCAATTGACGAAAAATCTTGCTTCGTTAACCACGAAAAATAAAAAGCAAGTCATTATAACTACTCAAAATCCTGCAATACTTGACGGCTTAAATTTAAAAGACGACAATCAGCGTTTGTTTGTAGTAAGTAGAAATAATGAAGGACATACACGCATTGAACGAATCAAATACAATGATAAACGCACAATGAGGTTATCAGATATTTGGACTAAAGGGTTTATTGGTGGGCTTCCAGAAAACTTTTAA
- a CDS encoding TonB-dependent receptor, translating into MIKIFKHLLIIAFLQVIVFYPIKSFAQKKQNKFTIHGYIRDLSSGEELIGATVYIKNLEKGTVTNSYGYYSISLQKGKYILLYSYMGYISKKIEVELKNDFHKNINLRSSAIQAEEVEIIAERTDVNIKSTDIGKIELQTATVKNIPALLGEVDILKTIQLLPGVQSAGEGNSGFYVRGGGSDQNLILLDEAVVYNTGHLFGFFSVFNADAIKNTTLIKGGMPANYGGRLSSVVDVAMKNGNDKSYHFDGGIGVISSRLTVEGPLLKNKSSFMLSGRRTYLDVLIKPFVKEKFKSNAYHFFDLNTKLSYRFSDKDRIFLSGYFGRDVFSFTSPNSAFVISIPWGNTTTTLRWNHLFNEKLFLNTSIIYNDYNFKFNMESDKLKMLMYSGIKDINYKMDFGYYPAIAHKIKFGLNYTYHTFTPSSSSASIGDDIEFNTEDIKKKYAHESAIYFLDQYDVSDRLKINAGLRFSTFTIVPPYSQLITDEDGNAIDTNYFTGEDENTSYFGLEPRINARFTINKKSSVKVSFMHTKQYIHLVSNANSTLPTDVWVPSTKMVKPQSGDQYSIGYFRNFFDNKVETSIELYYKKMNNQIEYKDGYIETMGRELEWDFVFGTGESYGMELFINKVFGKTTGWIGYTLSKTTRHFEDLITKDFPAKFDRTHDLSIVVSHKFTDRFSIGTTFIYGTGIATTLPINFYMIDNSIANDYMPRNSYRIEPYHRLDISARLKNKKEKKFSSEWIFSIYNVYNHKNVYFIYFTNEGILGEGDFSNKAYKVSLFPIIPSIAWNFNF; encoded by the coding sequence TTGATAAAAATATTTAAGCACTTATTGATAATAGCTTTTTTACAAGTTATTGTATTTTATCCAATCAAATCATTTGCTCAAAAAAAACAAAATAAATTTACAATTCATGGATACATAAGGGATCTTTCATCGGGAGAAGAACTGATTGGTGCTACTGTTTACATTAAAAATTTAGAAAAAGGAACAGTAACCAATAGTTATGGATATTATTCTATCTCTTTACAAAAAGGGAAATATATATTGCTATATTCATACATGGGATATATTTCAAAAAAAATTGAAGTTGAATTAAAAAATGATTTTCATAAAAATATTAACCTCAGGTCATCAGCAATTCAAGCGGAAGAAGTTGAAATAATTGCTGAAAGAACTGATGTAAATATAAAAAGTACTGATATTGGAAAAATAGAACTTCAAACAGCAACTGTAAAAAATATTCCTGCTTTGCTTGGTGAAGTTGATATTTTAAAAACCATTCAATTATTACCTGGCGTACAATCCGCAGGAGAAGGTAATTCGGGATTTTATGTAAGAGGCGGTGGATCTGATCAAAATCTTATTTTACTTGATGAAGCAGTTGTTTATAACACAGGTCATCTTTTCGGATTTTTTTCAGTTTTTAATGCTGATGCGATAAAAAATACAACTTTAATAAAGGGGGGAATGCCTGCAAATTACGGTGGAAGACTTTCATCGGTAGTTGATGTTGCCATGAAAAACGGCAATGATAAAAGCTATCATTTTGATGGAGGAATAGGAGTTATTTCTTCACGATTAACAGTTGAAGGACCTTTATTAAAAAATAAAAGTTCTTTTATGTTATCGGGTCGCAGGACTTACCTTGATGTTTTGATAAAACCTTTTGTTAAAGAAAAGTTTAAAAGTAATGCTTATCATTTTTTTGATTTAAATACAAAGTTAAGTTACAGATTTAGTGATAAAGACAGAATATTTTTAAGTGGGTATTTTGGTCGTGATGTATTTAGTTTTACAAGTCCCAATTCAGCTTTTGTAATTTCAATACCATGGGGAAACACAACCACAACCTTAAGATGGAATCATCTTTTTAACGAGAAATTATTTTTGAATACTTCAATAATTTATAATGATTACAATTTTAAATTCAATATGGAAAGTGATAAGTTAAAAATGCTTATGTATTCAGGAATAAAGGATATAAATTACAAAATGGATTTTGGTTATTATCCTGCTATAGCTCATAAAATAAAATTCGGATTAAATTATACATATCATACATTTACACCAAGCTCAAGTAGTGCATCCATAGGTGATGACATTGAATTTAATACTGAAGACATTAAAAAGAAATATGCTCATGAATCTGCAATTTATTTTCTTGATCAATATGATGTTTCCGATAGATTAAAAATAAATGCAGGATTAAGATTTTCTACATTCACAATCGTCCCTCCTTATTCTCAGCTAATTACTGATGAAGATGGCAATGCAATAGATACAAATTATTTTACCGGAGAAGATGAAAACACAAGCTACTTTGGACTTGAACCAAGAATAAATGCAAGATTTACAATTAATAAAAAATCGTCTGTAAAAGTTTCATTTATGCATACAAAACAATACATTCATTTAGTTTCAAATGCAAATTCTACTTTACCAACAGATGTTTGGGTGCCAAGTACAAAAATGGTAAAACCTCAATCGGGAGATCAGTATTCAATAGGATATTTCAGAAATTTCTTTGACAATAAAGTTGAAACATCTATTGAACTTTATTATAAAAAAATGAATAATCAAATTGAGTACAAAGACGGCTACATTGAAACAATGGGACGTGAACTTGAATGGGATTTTGTTTTTGGTACAGGCGAATCTTACGGTATGGAATTATTCATTAATAAAGTATTTGGAAAAACAACAGGGTGGATTGGATACACACTTTCCAAAACAACACGTCATTTTGAAGATTTGATTACTAAAGATTTTCCTGCAAAATTTGACCGTACTCACGACCTTTCAATAGTTGTAAGTCATAAATTTACAGATAGATTTTCCATAGGAACAACTTTTATTTACGGAACCGGAATTGCCACAACTTTACCAATTAATTTTTATATGATTGATAATAGCATTGCTAACGATTATATGCCACGAAATAGCTACAGAATTGAACCATATCACAGGTTAGATATTTCAGCAAGATTAAAAAATAAAAAAGAAAAGAAATTTTCGAGTGAGTGGATTTTCTCTATTTATAACGTGTATAATCACAAAAATGTGTATTTCATTTATTTCACAAATGAAGGTATTCTCGGTGAAGGAGACTTTTCAAACAAAGCTTACAAAGTATCATTATTTCCAATAATTCCTTCAATAGCATGGAATTTTAATTTTTAA
- a CDS encoding DUF4249 domain-containing protein, whose protein sequence is MNIYNKKHIWFLFSIVLITLMSCEEEITLDMPIGEQKIVVEGYIEPEAPPYILLTHTIPYFSQDFTNEISDIFVSGAEISIFNGTKTVDLMEVNISDLPDSIARFLLDEFQLSVENIENSKLVFYTTIAMMGEVGKEYTLNVKSGNKIIEAKTTIPPKISFDSIWVEPHPNPMMDSLFMLKAKYQDPPNESNYYRYFTKRNDEPFYPNRFYSVTDDELLNGQNVTWTFIRGESKYKEFNPRDYGFFKRGDTVIIKFCTIDKIHFDFWNTYSAGQFSGGPFMSPVEITSNVDGGLGIFGGYGATYIEYIIP, encoded by the coding sequence ATGAATATTTATAATAAAAAACATATATGGTTTTTGTTTTCCATAGTTTTAATTACTCTTATGTCTTGTGAAGAAGAGATTACGTTAGACATGCCAATAGGAGAGCAAAAAATTGTAGTAGAAGGATATATTGAGCCGGAAGCTCCACCCTACATTTTACTTACTCATACTATCCCCTATTTTTCTCAGGATTTTACAAACGAAATAAGTGATATTTTTGTAAGCGGTGCCGAAATTTCAATTTTTAATGGAACAAAAACAGTTGATTTGATGGAAGTTAATATTAGCGACCTTCCCGATTCCATTGCAAGGTTTTTATTAGATGAATTTCAACTTTCGGTAGAAAATATTGAAAATTCTAAATTGGTTTTTTATACCACTATTGCTATGATGGGCGAAGTTGGAAAAGAATATACTTTAAATGTCAAGTCTGGTAATAAAATTATTGAAGCTAAAACAACTATTCCCCCAAAAATTAGTTTTGATTCCATTTGGGTTGAACCACATCCAAATCCAATGATGGATAGCCTATTTATGTTAAAAGCAAAATACCAAGACCCACCAAATGAAAGTAATTATTACAGATATTTTACTAAAAGAAATGATGAACCCTTTTATCCAAATCGTTTTTATTCTGTTACTGATGATGAGCTTTTAAATGGACAAAATGTAACATGGACATTTATTCGTGGTGAAAGTAAATACAAGGAATTTAATCCAAGGGATTATGGATTTTTCAAAAGAGGAGATACTGTAATAATTAAATTTTGCACCATAGACAAAATACATTTTGATTTTTGGAACACATATTCTGCAGGACAATTTTCAGGTGGTCCATTTATGAGCCCTGTTGAAATTACTTCAAATGTAGATGGAGGTTTAGGAATATTTGGTGGTTATGGAGCAACTTATATTGAATATATTATTCCTTAG